One segment of Trichlorobacter ammonificans DNA contains the following:
- a CDS encoding VOC family protein, which yields MVKAHRAQHSVQLTVAQLVVTEAFYAGILELPVRRSFSSPGAPEHLVVDMDGIALVFVEEGDVVHAHPILGHRFSMFPKGIGVTLHFEVRDIEGIRDAILEEELEILYHLEEKPYGVKEMWCFDPDGYLVALEEPVERRSTRIGR from the coding sequence ATGGTCAAGGCACATCGTGCGCAGCATTCCGTCCAGCTGACGGTGGCACAATTGGTGGTTACCGAGGCATTTTACGCCGGTATCCTTGAGTTGCCGGTGCGCCGCTCCTTTTCTTCCCCTGGCGCCCCCGAACATCTGGTGGTGGATATGGATGGCATTGCCCTGGTGTTCGTTGAGGAAGGGGATGTGGTACATGCCCATCCGATTCTGGGACACCGCTTCAGCATGTTTCCTAAAGGAATTGGCGTCACCCTGCACTTTGAGGTGCGTGATATCGAGGGAATTCGGGACGCCATCCTGGAAGAGGAGCTGGAGATACTGTATCACCTTGAGGAGAAACCCTATGGCGTCAAGGAGATGTGGTGCTTTGATCCCGACGGCTACCTGGTGGCGCTTGAAGAACCGGTCGAACGACGCAGCACCAGAATCGGACGCTGA
- a CDS encoding cytochrome c biogenesis CcdA family protein, translating into METQQISYLGAFVAGVLSFLSPCVLPLIPSYITYITGLSFSDLDAEQPAARVRRTTFFHAFTFVAGFSLVFVLLGASATFAGSFLKQHMDAVRKVGGILVILFGIHITGLLPIRWLLGEKRINLRHKPAGYLGSLLVGIAFAAGWTPCIGPILASILMIAATEEKVAHGVTLLMLYSIGLGLPFLASSLAVHRFVVLFNRFKKHIRLFEIVTGLFLVLVGILIFTNWLSLLAGYANLLFLKG; encoded by the coding sequence ATGGAAACTCAGCAAATCTCATATCTTGGCGCGTTTGTGGCCGGAGTCCTCTCCTTTCTCTCTCCCTGCGTGCTGCCCCTGATTCCATCCTACATCACCTATATCACCGGGCTTTCCTTCAGTGATCTCGATGCCGAGCAGCCGGCGGCCCGGGTGCGTCGTACCACCTTCTTCCACGCTTTCACCTTTGTTGCCGGTTTTTCGCTGGTATTTGTCCTGCTGGGGGCCTCGGCCACCTTTGCCGGTTCCTTTCTCAAACAGCATATGGATGCCGTCCGCAAGGTTGGCGGTATCCTTGTCATTCTGTTCGGTATCCATATCACCGGCCTTCTGCCGATACGCTGGCTGCTGGGCGAAAAACGGATAAATCTGCGTCATAAGCCTGCCGGCTACCTGGGTAGTCTGCTGGTCGGCATCGCCTTCGCAGCCGGCTGGACCCCTTGCATCGGCCCCATCCTCGCTTCAATCCTGATGATTGCTGCCACCGAGGAAAAGGTAGCCCATGGGGTGACCCTGCTCATGCTCTACTCCATTGGGCTGGGACTACCCTTTCTGGCCTCGTCGTTGGCCGTGCATCGCTTCGTGGTGCTATTCAACCGTTTCAAAAAACATATCAGGCTGTTCGAGATCGTGACCGGTTTGTTTCTGGTGCTCGTCGGCATCCTGATCTTTACCAACTGGCTTTCCCTGCTGGCGGGATATGCCAACCTGCTGTTTTTGAAGGGCTGA
- a CDS encoding transglycosylase domain-containing protein translates to MKKLLFALCAAIGLYAASIVISLALLPPVDSLTDRKQSMTIMVRDWQGKQQPFVVGPKNRYWTPSSRIPPEMKWAVILAEDGNFYKHEGIDVKAIRQAIKHDLEKKSLARGASTITQQTAKNLFLSREKTISRKLKEVYLAWRMEQELTKGRILELYLNVVELGPMVYGIGHGARYYFGKAPEALTPRECAFLAAMLPGPRIAYNPYRNLGKVLRRSDMILRQLRAKGVISQEELQAALATEPNIAGMQRKVDTSLQEEALLQPVSSAASPPPASPPVSLPPAAGPSETSQPVSPPVEAPAHPAPPAPEAEDR, encoded by the coding sequence GTGAAAAAACTACTGTTCGCCCTTTGTGCCGCCATCGGCCTCTACGCTGCCTCTATCGTGATTTCACTTGCCTTGCTTCCGCCGGTGGACAGCCTTACGGACAGAAAGCAGAGCATGACCATCATGGTCCGAGACTGGCAGGGGAAGCAGCAGCCGTTTGTCGTTGGTCCGAAGAATCGCTACTGGACACCCTCATCCCGGATTCCACCGGAAATGAAGTGGGCCGTGATCCTGGCCGAGGACGGCAATTTCTACAAACACGAGGGGATCGACGTCAAAGCGATCCGTCAGGCGATCAAGCATGACCTGGAGAAGAAGAGCCTGGCCCGTGGTGCTTCAACCATTACCCAGCAGACCGCCAAGAACCTGTTTCTCTCACGCGAAAAGACCATTAGCCGCAAGCTGAAGGAAGTCTATCTTGCCTGGCGGATGGAGCAGGAGTTGACGAAAGGGCGGATTCTCGAGCTGTATCTGAACGTGGTGGAGCTGGGACCCATGGTGTACGGTATCGGCCACGGAGCCCGCTACTACTTCGGCAAAGCGCCGGAAGCACTGACCCCCCGCGAATGCGCGTTTCTGGCCGCCATGCTGCCGGGACCGCGCATCGCCTACAACCCCTACCGCAACCTGGGCAAGGTGCTCAGGCGTTCCGACATGATCCTGCGCCAACTACGGGCCAAGGGAGTCATCTCTCAGGAGGAGCTGCAGGCTGCCCTGGCCACGGAGCCGAATATTGCAGGCATGCAGCGCAAGGTGGATACCAGTCTGCAAGAGGAGGCACTGTTGCAGCCGGTTTCCTCGGCAGCTTCTCCTCCGCCGGCGTCGCCACCCGTATCATTACCACCCGCAGCCGGCCCCAGCGAGACATCACAGCCGGTATCGCCGCCGGTAGAAGCGCCGGCCCATCCTGCTCCTCCCGCACCTGAAGCCGAAGACCGGTAA
- a CDS encoding phosphorylase family protein: MLPLTTIPEAPATPGPLGIVTALPEERRAILTVARPVRREKVDGLLIHDALLADRLICLVEGGMGAEAASRAAALLIKARRPRLLLSAGFCGAIRTGSIVGDTIICDRLLTLNAEGLSAPPPPEGSPSAAHLTSTLRSHGITALAGSFITTDRIVSKPELAQKLPHDLPTPVLEMESAAVAAAAAAAHLPFLGFRTVSDDAAEELLFSLDELTTANRISIPKVLMLCLTHPRTIPQLARLAANSAVAGKNLGLACRLLLPLLDSAGTSRP, translated from the coding sequence TTGTTGCCGTTGACTACCATTCCTGAGGCACCAGCAACACCGGGTCCGCTGGGAATCGTCACAGCGCTGCCGGAGGAACGACGCGCCATCCTTACGGTTGCCCGTCCAGTGCGTCGGGAAAAGGTAGACGGCCTCCTGATTCATGACGCCCTGCTCGCCGACCGGCTGATTTGTCTTGTCGAAGGGGGCATGGGAGCCGAGGCGGCAAGCCGTGCTGCAGCGCTGCTGATCAAAGCCCGGCGGCCCCGCCTGCTGCTCTCCGCAGGATTCTGCGGCGCCATCCGGACCGGCAGCATTGTCGGCGACACCATCATCTGCGACCGTCTACTGACTCTTAACGCGGAAGGATTGAGCGCGCCCCCTCCACCAGAAGGTTCCCCCTCTGCAGCACACCTGACCAGCACGCTTCGCTCCCACGGGATTACCGCCCTGGCGGGTAGTTTCATAACCACCGACCGGATCGTTTCCAAGCCGGAGCTGGCCCAAAAGCTTCCCCACGATCTGCCGACACCGGTACTTGAAATGGAAAGTGCCGCCGTTGCTGCGGCGGCTGCGGCGGCACACCTGCCGTTTCTGGGGTTCAGAACCGTCAGCGACGATGCCGCCGAGGAGTTGCTCTTCTCGTTGGATGAGCTGACGACGGCCAACCGGATCAGCATCCCGAAGGTCCTGATGCTCTGTCTCACCCATCCCCGCACTATCCCCCAACTGGCACGTCTGGCGGCAAACAGCGCCGTTGCCGGAAAAAACCTGGGACTCGCCTGCCGGCTGCTCCTGCCGCTCCTCGACAGCGCCGGCACCTCCCGCCCCTGA
- a CDS encoding TatD family hydrolase: protein MLIDTHCHLDLPWLGNHPETYLAAAGAAGVERWVVPGLHPDGWQGIADLCRRYDGTFPAFGIHPRHAGEVSEEALVCLRQWAGKGVAVGEIGLDRRCAHPERQQELFRRQIRIACELELPLLIHCNGMVGMTLAVLREERAERVGGILHGYCGSLESAREFVQMGFVLSPGGNLLRQNTDRPRRLLQSLGLSRLVLESDAPGPAADSPRNRPEFLTELVDCIATMTGYSPGEIIRETGRAALGILPCLGREHR from the coding sequence ATGTTGATCGACACCCATTGTCACCTGGATCTTCCGTGGCTCGGCAACCATCCGGAAACCTATTTGGCGGCGGCCGGAGCCGCCGGTGTAGAGCGCTGGGTCGTGCCGGGTCTCCATCCCGACGGCTGGCAGGGGATTGCCGATCTCTGTCGCCGGTACGACGGCACCTTTCCGGCATTTGGCATTCATCCCCGCCATGCGGGAGAGGTGTCGGAGGAGGCGCTTGTTTGTTTGCGGCAGTGGGCGGGGAAGGGCGTTGCCGTTGGCGAGATTGGGCTTGATCGGCGCTGTGCTCATCCGGAGCGCCAGCAGGAACTGTTTCGACGTCAGATCAGGATAGCCTGCGAGCTGGAGCTGCCGCTGCTGATTCACTGCAACGGCATGGTGGGTATGACCCTTGCGGTACTGCGTGAAGAGCGGGCAGAGCGTGTCGGCGGCATTCTGCATGGCTACTGCGGGTCGCTTGAGTCAGCGCGGGAGTTTGTCCAGATGGGATTTGTCCTTTCGCCGGGAGGTAATCTGCTGCGACAGAATACGGACAGGCCCCGTCGGCTGCTTCAGTCCCTGGGGCTTTCACGGCTGGTGCTGGAAAGCGATGCGCCGGGACCGGCAGCCGATTCGCCGCGCAACCGTCCGGAGTTTCTCACGGAGCTTGTTGATTGCATCGCGACAATGACCGGCTATTCTCCCGGGGAGATTATTCGCGAGACCGGACGTGCCGCTTTGGGGATACTTCCCTGTTTGGGCCGGGAGCACCGCTGA
- a CDS encoding cytidylate kinase-like family protein, translated as MKRPGAVDFQEVTAMPDVQLIPSIDNRLGALIEVTRRQRSRTIDEPLLKPAITVSREFGCEAYPVAELLRQQMEKRTGENWALMDKALLDEVARNHNLSEQVLQNLGEKNRFLDEFLSTFSPRWKSDKDYYRLLTRQIIALAEQGNVIIMGRGAPIVTRTMRNCFHFRMFASMAFKKKSIARRLAVAEGEAEAIIERRQKERDRFIREFLDRDPYDLSVYHLVFNNDRSAAAKIADTIADYILKP; from the coding sequence ATGAAGCGGCCCGGAGCCGTGGATTTTCAGGAGGTGACCGCCATGCCCGATGTACAACTGATACCCTCCATCGACAATCGGTTGGGTGCATTGATCGAAGTCACCCGCCGGCAGCGTTCCCGTACCATTGACGAACCGCTCCTGAAGCCGGCCATTACCGTTTCCCGGGAGTTTGGGTGCGAAGCCTATCCGGTGGCTGAACTGCTGCGGCAACAGATGGAAAAGCGGACCGGTGAGAACTGGGCCCTGATGGATAAGGCGCTTCTGGATGAAGTGGCCAGGAATCATAATCTCTCGGAACAGGTTCTGCAGAACCTGGGCGAGAAAAACCGCTTTCTCGATGAATTTCTCTCAACCTTCTCCCCGCGTTGGAAAAGCGACAAGGATTATTACCGTTTGTTGACCCGGCAGATCATTGCCCTCGCGGAACAGGGCAACGTGATCATCATGGGACGGGGGGCTCCGATTGTCACCAGAACCATGAGAAACTGCTTCCACTTCAGAATGTTTGCCTCCATGGCCTTCAAAAAGAAGTCCATCGCCCGGCGGCTGGCCGTTGCTGAGGGGGAGGCGGAGGCGATCATCGAGCGCCGCCAGAAGGAGCGGGACCGATTTATCCGGGAATTTCTCGACCGCGACCCCTATGACCTGTCCGTCTACCATCTTGTGTTCAATAACGACAGAAGTGCGGCAGCGAAAATTGCCGATACCATTGCCGACTACATCCTGAAGCCCTAA
- a CDS encoding TlpA family protein disulfide reductase: MKRLVLLICCLMMIVSGCSKEKSSVSSAGVREKSPAPEVNVISMDNQQLTLASLKGKVVLLNFWATWCPPCREEIPSMMKLNSFMAGKPFQMVCISVDEGGKKAVEEFFRNSGFMLPTYFDPSGQVARNFGVTGVPETFVIDRQGVVAKRVIGGLDWSSPEVIAFLEGLMK, encoded by the coding sequence ATGAAAAGGTTGGTGTTGCTGATCTGTTGCCTGATGATGATCGTTTCGGGATGCTCAAAAGAGAAGAGCTCTGTCTCTTCGGCCGGTGTCAGGGAGAAGTCTCCGGCTCCCGAAGTCAATGTCATTTCCATGGACAATCAGCAACTGACCCTGGCCTCGCTCAAGGGGAAGGTGGTGCTTCTGAACTTCTGGGCAACCTGGTGCCCCCCCTGTCGCGAAGAAATTCCGTCAATGATGAAACTCAACAGTTTCATGGCGGGAAAGCCGTTCCAGATGGTCTGCATTTCCGTAGACGAGGGGGGTAAGAAGGCGGTTGAGGAGTTCTTCAGGAACTCCGGTTTCATGCTTCCCACCTATTTTGATCCCAGCGGTCAGGTAGCAAGAAATTTCGGTGTTACCGGCGTTCCCGAAACCTTTGTGATCGACAGGCAGGGAGTTGTTGCCAAGCGGGTCATCGGCGGCCTGGACTGGAGCAGTCCCGAGGTGATCGCCTTTCTCGAAGGGCTGATGAAGTAG
- a CDS encoding polyprenyl synthetase family protein, translating into MQAALELIGDDLRQVEEQFRKDLESDVPLIRKVGEYVLASGGKRIRPAMLLLAARLCNYSGFQAIPLASVVEFIHTATLLHDDVVDSATLRRGTASANALWGNEASVLIGDFLFSKSFSLMVAAGSLDVLRVMSRATTIIAEGEVLQLLGTGDVDLTEERYIEVVRAKTAVLLSAACQCGAILGCASEQQEQALADFGMELGIAFQLMDDILDYTATQEQFGKSIGHDLEEGKITLPLIHTLRGCTSEEREFVAAIVQQDDELSFDDFSRVSALVQQYGGIDYTIAKARQAVDSCAFHLAAFPDSACKQALLELAEYVVTRNR; encoded by the coding sequence ATGCAGGCAGCACTGGAGCTGATAGGAGACGATCTCAGGCAGGTCGAGGAACAGTTCAGAAAGGATCTGGAGTCCGACGTTCCGCTCATCCGCAAGGTTGGCGAATATGTTCTCGCCAGCGGTGGTAAGCGCATTCGTCCCGCCATGCTGCTTCTGGCGGCCAGATTATGTAACTACTCAGGTTTTCAGGCAATTCCCCTGGCCAGCGTGGTCGAATTCATTCATACTGCAACCCTGCTGCATGACGATGTGGTCGACAGTGCCACGTTGCGGCGCGGTACTGCCTCTGCCAATGCCCTGTGGGGTAATGAGGCCTCGGTGCTGATCGGCGACTTCCTGTTTTCAAAATCGTTTTCTCTGATGGTTGCGGCTGGCAGTCTCGACGTACTGCGGGTCATGTCCCGCGCTACCACCATCATTGCAGAAGGGGAGGTCCTGCAGCTCCTCGGTACCGGAGATGTTGACCTGACCGAAGAACGCTATATCGAAGTGGTGCGAGCCAAGACAGCTGTCCTGCTTTCCGCGGCCTGCCAGTGTGGCGCCATTCTGGGCTGCGCCTCTGAGCAGCAAGAGCAGGCCCTGGCCGATTTCGGCATGGAGCTGGGGATCGCCTTTCAGCTGATGGACGATATTCTGGACTATACCGCCACCCAGGAACAGTTCGGGAAGAGTATTGGCCACGATCTGGAGGAAGGCAAGATCACGTTGCCGCTGATTCACACGCTGCGTGGCTGCACGTCGGAAGAACGGGAATTCGTTGCCGCCATCGTTCAGCAGGATGACGAACTCTCCTTTGATGATTTCAGCCGCGTTTCTGCTCTGGTGCAGCAGTACGGCGGTATTGACTATACCATTGCCAAGGCGCGTCAGGCGGTTGACTCCTGCGCGTTCCATCTGGCGGCCTTTCCGGACAGTGCCTGCAAGCAGGCGCTGCTGGAGCTTGCAGAGTACGTTGTTACCCGCAACCGCTAG
- a CDS encoding Dabb family protein yields the protein MITHIVLFKLAEPTAENIAAVRDRLLSMQGNVDLLRHIEVGTDVIRSERSYDVALLTRFDSLDDLQAYQVHPYHAQEVVPFMKASCSSIVAVDYHS from the coding sequence ATGATCACCCATATCGTACTATTCAAGCTTGCCGAACCGACCGCCGAAAACATTGCCGCCGTCCGCGACCGCCTTCTTTCCATGCAGGGAAACGTTGACCTGCTGCGCCATATCGAAGTGGGCACCGACGTCATCCGCTCCGAACGCTCTTATGATGTAGCACTGCTCACCAGATTCGACTCCCTGGATGATCTGCAGGCTTACCAGGTGCATCCCTACCATGCCCAGGAGGTGGTACCGTTCATGAAAGCTTCCTGCTCTTCCATTGTTGCCGTTGACTACCATTCCTGA
- a CDS encoding cytochrome C: MFTAWKSIPPPGGCDQCHSRELSANWRVTYQAAQVADERGNLPFQTPQYNMPVRSSQPASSLDLRKSEEQRCFECHVAPTPAHRERKGRFHH, from the coding sequence ATGTTTACAGCCTGGAAAAGTATCCCTCCGCCGGGTGGCTGCGACCAGTGCCATTCAAGGGAACTGTCGGCCAACTGGCGTGTCACCTACCAGGCGGCTCAGGTGGCCGACGAGCGAGGTAACCTTCCCTTCCAGACACCGCAGTACAACATGCCGGTCAGGAGTTCCCAACCTGCTTCGTCCCTTGACTTGCGCAAGTCTGAAGAGCAGCGCTGCTTTGAATGTCATGTCGCGCCGACCCCTGCACACCGTGAGCGCAAGGGGCGCTTTCATCACTGA
- a CDS encoding hydrogenase maturation nickel metallochaperone HypA/HybF, which produces MHELSLTEGIVDICLRHAEGKRIISVTLEIGCLSSAVPEAIEFCFSACSADTTLHGARLVIDRVEGRGCCLACGEEQPVVRHFDPCRRCGGYGVRIVAGEELRVREIEVAD; this is translated from the coding sequence ATGCATGAATTGTCCCTGACCGAGGGGATTGTTGATATTTGCCTCCGGCATGCCGAAGGGAAGCGGATTATTTCGGTAACCCTTGAAATCGGGTGTCTGAGCAGTGCGGTACCTGAGGCGATCGAGTTCTGTTTTTCCGCATGCAGTGCCGATACGACTCTGCATGGGGCCCGGCTGGTGATCGACCGCGTCGAAGGCAGGGGATGCTGTCTTGCCTGCGGCGAGGAGCAGCCGGTTGTCCGGCACTTTGATCCCTGTCGGAGGTGTGGCGGATACGGTGTGCGTATCGTTGCCGGCGAGGAGCTGCGGGTGCGTGAGATCGAGGTGGCGGACTGA
- a CDS encoding phospholipase D-like domain-containing protein, with the protein MAPERNRAVRSSRAHRLLRRWGRVALSRTVPVEQVRLHATGADFFAAYFAALASARTYICLEYYIIRADRTGNRLAEELTAARRRGVQVFLIYDYIGCLDTPESFFRGLRHHGVHCLPFNRPSFRRGIRWFDRRDHRKLTIIDDSLAFLGGLNVADEYAGIAQEHRRFRDVGFSLSGPAVVHLTDLFQDIWRLETGQPPRLPHPVHHAPPQLCLSEERRISLVSGGPHQLRSTIRTVFRGAMALAASELLIANPYFVPGPLILRSLLRAARRGVTIRLLLPARSDVPIVRLISRSTYRHLLDAGIEIYELEQELLHAKLMLIDGALTVIGSANLDQRSFHRNFEINAIVHCRSFGSQIRELFAGDLYRSRRITAETHGQRGMLVRLLERLLRPFSWFL; encoded by the coding sequence ATGGCACCGGAACGGAACCGCGCGGTACGGAGTTCACGGGCCCACCGGCTGCTGCGTCGATGGGGAAGGGTGGCCCTTTCCCGTACCGTTCCGGTTGAGCAGGTACGGCTCCATGCGACGGGCGCCGACTTTTTTGCGGCGTACTTTGCGGCGCTTGCGTCTGCCCGGACATACATCTGCCTTGAGTACTACATCATCCGGGCGGACCGTACCGGGAATCGGCTTGCCGAAGAACTGACGGCCGCCCGTCGGCGGGGGGTGCAGGTCTTCCTGATTTACGACTACATCGGCTGTCTCGATACGCCCGAGTCATTCTTCAGGGGGCTTCGCCATCATGGCGTCCACTGTCTTCCCTTCAACCGGCCTTCGTTCCGGCGCGGTATCCGCTGGTTCGACCGGCGGGATCACCGGAAACTGACCATTATTGACGATAGCCTCGCCTTTCTGGGGGGGCTGAACGTAGCAGATGAATATGCCGGCATCGCGCAGGAGCACCGTCGCTTCCGCGACGTCGGCTTCAGTCTGAGCGGCCCGGCTGTTGTCCACCTGACCGACCTGTTTCAGGATATCTGGAGGCTGGAAACAGGGCAGCCACCCCGCCTGCCTCATCCCGTTCACCATGCGCCACCTCAGCTCTGTCTGAGTGAAGAGCGCCGGATATCGCTGGTGAGTGGCGGCCCCCACCAGCTTCGCTCCACGATCCGTACCGTCTTTCGCGGTGCAATGGCGCTGGCAGCGTCTGAACTGTTGATCGCGAATCCCTACTTCGTTCCCGGCCCGCTCATCCTCCGCTCGCTGCTGCGGGCCGCTCGGCGGGGCGTCACGATCCGCCTGCTTTTGCCGGCCCGCAGCGATGTGCCGATTGTCCGGCTGATCAGCCGCAGTACGTATCGTCACCTGCTCGATGCCGGTATTGAAATTTACGAACTGGAGCAGGAACTGCTCCACGCCAAATTGATGCTGATCGACGGGGCGCTCACGGTCATTGGTTCCGCCAATCTCGATCAGCGCAGCTTCCATCGAAATTTTGAAATTAACGCCATTGTCCACTGCCGTTCCTTCGGCAGCCAGATCAGGGAGCTTTTTGCCGGCGACCTGTACCGCTCCCGCAGAATTACCGCCGAGACTCACGGACAGCGCGGTATGCTGGTGCGGCTGCTGGAGCGGCTGCTGCGCCCCTTCAGTTGGTTCCTCTAG
- a CDS encoding 30S ribosomal protein S1, with protein sequence MTEVKRLNIDSDELDVEHQSNEFAELFSASLKEQKDRPERDKIVEGTVVRVDQDMVLVDVGRKSEGFVPIAEFKDANGAVCVAVGDKVRLVASRDGANRFSRKRAEQMAAWEKIHEAGGEGAIVEGTIVAKTNGGFTVDIGGINAFLPASQVDIRPSGNGDAYIGVSGSFKIINLNQKRGNIVLSRRSLLEEERAEARKATLEKLAEGQILPGVVKNLTEYGAFVDLGGVDGLLHVTDISWGRVGKPADVLKPGQEVMVKVLKYDPEKGKVSVGIKQTQPDPWQNLADRFPVGTRINGRVVSLMEYGAFVEIEAGIEGLVHVSEMSWTKRVRKAADVLSVGDQVEVVVLGVDLQNRKISLGLKQTTENPWASIVEKYPIGTTLEGQIKNMTDFGMFIGIEEGIDGLVHVSDISWTKRIKHPGDVYSKGDLVQAVVLKVDPQNERISLGIKQLTPDPWSLVPQKYTPGTRLVGKVASTTDFGVFVEIEEGIEGLIHVSELSREKVPSAKDFAKVGDEIEAVVLSADSRERRISLSVKALAAAAEKAEFESYLGGGQGEATSNLGELLKNRLEEKANE encoded by the coding sequence ATGACAGAGGTAAAGCGGCTCAATATCGATTCGGATGAACTGGATGTTGAGCACCAGAGTAATGAATTTGCAGAGCTGTTCAGCGCCAGTCTGAAGGAGCAGAAGGACCGGCCGGAACGGGATAAAATAGTAGAAGGGACGGTTGTTCGGGTAGATCAGGACATGGTGCTGGTTGATGTGGGCCGTAAATCCGAAGGCTTTGTTCCCATTGCCGAGTTCAAGGATGCCAACGGCGCCGTCTGCGTTGCCGTCGGCGACAAGGTTCGGCTGGTTGCCAGCCGTGACGGTGCCAACCGTTTCTCCCGCAAGCGCGCCGAGCAAATGGCTGCCTGGGAGAAGATCCACGAGGCAGGCGGCGAAGGCGCCATCGTCGAAGGTACGATTGTTGCCAAGACCAACGGCGGCTTTACCGTTGATATCGGCGGCATCAACGCCTTCCTGCCGGCCTCCCAGGTGGATATCCGTCCTTCCGGCAACGGCGATGCCTACATCGGCGTGTCCGGCAGCTTCAAGATCATCAACCTGAACCAGAAGCGGGGCAACATCGTGCTGTCGCGCCGCAGCCTGCTCGAAGAAGAGCGCGCTGAAGCCCGCAAGGCTACCCTGGAGAAGCTGGCCGAAGGCCAGATTCTTCCCGGCGTGGTCAAGAACCTGACCGAATATGGCGCATTCGTTGATCTGGGCGGCGTCGACGGCCTGTTGCACGTGACCGACATCTCCTGGGGCCGGGTCGGCAAGCCTGCCGACGTGCTCAAGCCGGGCCAGGAGGTAATGGTCAAGGTGCTCAAGTACGACCCCGAAAAGGGCAAGGTGTCCGTCGGCATCAAGCAGACCCAGCCCGATCCCTGGCAGAACCTGGCCGATCGCTTTCCGGTGGGAACCCGCATCAACGGCCGTGTGGTCAGCCTGATGGAGTACGGTGCGTTTGTCGAAATCGAGGCCGGTATCGAAGGCTTGGTGCATGTTTCCGAAATGTCTTGGACCAAGCGGGTGCGCAAGGCAGCCGACGTGCTTTCGGTGGGCGATCAGGTTGAGGTGGTGGTGCTGGGGGTTGACCTGCAGAACCGCAAGATTTCCCTCGGCCTCAAGCAGACCACGGAAAACCCTTGGGCCTCCATCGTTGAAAAGTACCCCATCGGCACCACTCTTGAAGGTCAGATCAAGAACATGACCGATTTCGGCATGTTCATCGGCATCGAAGAGGGAATCGACGGTCTGGTGCATGTGTCGGACATATCCTGGACCAAGCGGATCAAGCATCCCGGCGACGTCTACAGCAAGGGCGACCTGGTGCAGGCAGTGGTTCTGAAGGTTGACCCCCAGAACGAGCGCATCTCCCTGGGTATCAAGCAGCTGACCCCGGATCCCTGGTCGCTGGTTCCCCAGAAGTACACCCCGGGCACCCGACTGGTCGGCAAGGTCGCTTCCACCACCGATTTTGGCGTGTTTGTGGAGATCGAAGAGGGAATCGAAGGACTGATCCACGTTTCCGAGCTTTCCCGTGAGAAGGTGCCCTCTGCCAAGGACTTTGCCAAGGTGGGGGATGAAATCGAGGCAGTGGTGCTTTCCGCTGACTCCCGCGAGCGGCGTATCTCCCTGTCGGTGAAGGCGCTGGCAGCCGCAGCCGAGAAGGCCGAGTTCGAATCCTACCTGGGCGGTGGCCAGGGTGAGGCAACTTCCAACCTCGGCGAACTGCTGAAGAATCGTCTGGAAGAGAAAGCCAACGAGTAG